In Antennarius striatus isolate MH-2024 chromosome 20, ASM4005453v1, whole genome shotgun sequence, the genomic window TTCTCAATAGACATaaatattagaataaaattGATGGTGTAGGCAGAAACCTGGGAGTTTGTCGATTTGGGCAGCGTAGGATCGTTCTTAAATGTAAAGCTGACTCCCTCTTGTGGACAGAACTGGTATTGCATATCAACCCACAACCCGTATTTCCAAAGAAACAAGCTCCCCAGGCTTGACACCAACTTCTTACGCCACTGAAACACGTGACTGATCGTTTACActcatagcacacacacacaaacacacaaattaagcAGTGCGCACACATTGCTctgttttgacatattttcaaacAAACTGAATTAAAGAATATTGACTATCAGAACTATAAACTACTACAACATAGCTACAGGTAGTGATCTGTATAATTTACACCATCACTGTTTATATGATTAAGATACAACTGTAGTACTATTTGGCTGACTCCTTTTGCATAACATCCATAATGACAACAATCCTGCCTAAACTAACTACAGGACACCTGTCGTGGTTTTAGCCTTCCTGTTCGTAGCATATTAATGTTAACTCTCCTGTAATCTTTAACGTTTGTCTTTAATACTGTAGCTTCTAGACCTAGACAGAAGATAAATGCCCTCCTAAAAATATTTCCTATGTAAAGACGGCACTACGCACCCACACTCTGataatgtgttttcacatcCTGAGCAGCAATgcaatacataaataaatacataaaatctATTTCATTGTTCATGCAAAACTAGAACATTTAGGTACCTTTCGGTACTTTCTTTAAAAACTTTAACATATCTGAAACTTTCCCTCAACCAGAGCATCTGAAGCTGATCATTATGGTTTCTTGGCCTTGTCCATCCTGGAATGTTGTACTTCTACATAGACGTTCTGTTTGACTCTCAGTTAGTTGtttcaaaaaacatgaaatcctgtgtaggaagaacaagaaaaaagtgTTAATGGAAAACTAACAGCATTAAATTTATACACACCGAATGCCTCTAACTGCAGTTAAACATATCAGCTAAGGTGTGAAAACTATGCACTTACATGCTGCCACATTGAAAACCTGCTGAGATCAGAGTATTTTAGAGCACCAGCGTGGCTCTGCAGTATAAGGACAGGCTGTTTCATATTTGTAGTGATTTAAGTGGTCGCACTGCCCGCAAAATGTGGGCTAAGTTTTAAAACGAGTGGTTGCTATGCAAAATGTTTGACAGCTAGTGAGGAGGAAAGTTCCCCACAAAGGATGGGTCATGTGAGGCTAAGTCTGGATCTGCAGCCACCACATCTTGGCAGTggtttctctcctttttctATGACAGAATCCCAAACGGGAATACTACGGGGCTTTAATGTAAAGTAATTATGTCACTATTCTGAAAGCTCACAAACAACTAAACTATAAAATTGTGTGTTACTTCACTTACGATGAGAAAACAGGCACCGATCATCGTAGCCTTCATTTTCACATCCAGGTCCATGGGGAACTTGATGCCAAAGTTGTCCGAATCTGTGAAGGCTTCCCGAAGAAGTCCTGTCCATTGCTTACTGATTTTCCCGATCTTACTGGTTTCATCCATTGTCAGAACCTGCAGAGAGAGCcataaggaaaagaaaatattagcATGTGTTGTACTGGGATAGAGATCAGTCCCTAACTTCTGTAGTTATTGGAGAGAGATCATGGAACAAGTCATAACCCCGTCCAATTGCATCCATTTGCCTGCTGCCTACTGGCTCCAGAGCAGCTCTGGAAGACTGAGGACAGTAATATCACGCTTCAGTTATCCCCTCTCTGGGTCCGGTAAAAGGTCTGCATCACTGACCCAGATCTCCTTCACAGCTCAGTTTAATAAAATCGTCTGAGCCGTACAACGATGGCAACACTGTGCCACACAAGAATGCGGCAAACGTCTCCATCCAAGCTACAGCCGACTGTGATTGGAAACATATTTTCTGCTCCGAACCACACGGAGgttcccttaaaaaaaaaaaagatgtagttttgttttttggggtttttctgtttgcataAACTCACCTCAAAATCAACATCTGGAAGGCAGCTCCAGCCGCAGAAGGGCCCGTGGATCTTCAGCACAGGCTCGTTGTGTTCGTTCGCAACTATGAATTTAGGGGAGAACGGATGCCACTGTTGTATAACGTACCCCACTGTGTTACCAGGGGGAGACTGCACCTCCAGCTGAGTGAGGGATTGTGGGAGAACAGACCATGTAAAAGCTGAACCAAAGTCACTTTGTAATTTTACGAACGTCGAAAAAGTTATGTTCCGCTCACCTCTTGCAGACAACAAGGGAAGAAGCAGGACATGCATTTGAGCGGCCTGGTGACGGTGATGACTTCCTGTCCGTAGTTATCGAGGACGTGGATGGT contains:
- the si:ch73-206p6.1 gene encoding phospholipid scramblase 1, yielding MNMYAVSSIPGCPPGLEYLTQVDQLLIKQKIEVVEALIGFESNNKYEVRNVMGQNIYYAVEENDCLNRQCCGPMRPFTIHVLDNYGQEVITVTRPLKCMSCFFPCCLQELEVQSPPGNTVGYVIQQWHPFSPKFIVANEHNEPVLKIHGPFCGWSCLPDVDFEVLTMDETSKIGKISKQWTGLLREAFTDSDNFGIKFPMDLDVKMKATMIGACFLIDFMFFETTN